A window of the Megalopta genalis isolate 19385.01 chromosome 2, iyMegGena1_principal, whole genome shotgun sequence genome harbors these coding sequences:
- the zfh2 gene encoding Zn finger homeodomain 2 isoform X1, translating into MPSSEPHPPQYHLQHHNIPPSHLQQQTSNAIGQHQLYQQLVAAHHQQQQHQQQQQRQQQHGGPFQNSPYTQQKQEMSPEEEGGRGGGSPPAAGAALHQPHHPRTASPPSGTEPCTRDAIPTPTPIADTTTTTTTTTMTMQSQGQQQQEQQGPSPSPSPTGGDVEKFDGKIVYNPDGSAYIIEGESELSEDDSLPDGCIVDGRGVSVPHSLVFPQIASAYYVSRLYAHQAYQQQQQQQQQRSAAQQHNPDLPVMHSYRVISYRSAEGSKQPPPPPTAPPPPAASVPVKPILMCFICKLSFGYAKSFVAHAQGEHQLTLMEDERQVLSHSTASAIIQAVGRGKQPLVSFLEPVTNSTCPQSSPAQMQSQQQQQRAESNEHEPPTASSTPASTPGVPSSPQQQQQQQQQRPSPSTPTTPTSHSNHPLTYNHQQTQQHQWTGAQVSAASWAKAPDATMHYTSPPPPSSSTKGSPSSYAALTQQPPNFLTGTTIGVCPEHMQGRPSGVECPKCELILASSRLAGPGGPLAGIHSRNSCKTLKCPKCNWHYKYQETLEIHMKEKHPESETSCIYCIAGQPHPRLARGETYTCGYKPYRCEVCNYSTTTKGNLSIHMQSDKHLNNMQELQQGGGGSSGASNPSSSQDAPMPTRSPHHQQNHSPHIAGQAGNQSKPKPTFRCDVCNYETNVARNLRIHMTSEKHTHNMLVLQQNVKHMQTLSALQSHHQQAQHHHQQAQQQHQQQLEQLLHLGGLDKPQHAEAALADMAYNQALLIQMMTGGQLPPQLPPEIMGGMASMGAMGNLGGDVGLSPDSMDPPPEPADPDPSHLYQCCVCNNFATDSLEALTHHLAVDRTRTREGEILALVAGHFVCKLCSYKTNLKANFQLHCKTDKHLQRLQHVNHVKEGGPRNEWKLKYLASPTSTAQLRCHACDYYTNSAHKLALHAASPRHEAAALLLRHLHEASTNVPTQAKLYHCALCGFSARHRLPLLQHVRSLRHLQMEQLHQLHRRSGIQGNETPHTDIGDVFQVVGDPDAPPAQQSSPNTPSTPNATSVNSERREEGSECGNEVKQEPDNDQETEQEPENEHEDVSCPYCTYQPTSREELRQHLQVAHVQDTDEKAETVKEEPPPDLLCPLCQDGFRERSALEKHVMQIHSVNTDGLQRLLLLVDQSHWLNNNPRNTSTPAVTTPTSPTTTTKPPQEEELNERGGNDEIEEITRCTICGRICRSLEELQQHHRETHPATTPTLAVSEKHVYKYRCGQCSLAFKTLEKLQQHSQYHAIRDATKCALCGRSFRSVQALQRHLESTHADLHEDELAQYKQSLLHAHPLLQALTEESFRRQGNLSGEQSVEDDASKAEEEESDASDSSPMHKEQRLLEDYLNSQPVAEDSYHDPGRKFKCHRCKLAFTRQSYLTGHNKTLLHRKGEKMSYPMEKYLDPNRPYKCDVCKESFTQKNILLVHYNSVSHLHKLKRAMQEQGNNNTLISVVPPASPTESPDSQQDQDKKPYKCNICKVAYSQGSTLDIHMRSVLHQTRASKLPDLAASGQLDLARPLIEQPPPSSPNSPPVNMNTSSTGMLSCPRCSALFVNQEQLATHQQLYCIFSNPLALFQQLAASQQLVPSTTAKTPPPTSTTPGPQQHMQQSVQHASQTTQDILSQPRHKTSQMYKHLLESFGFDLVMQFNENHQRRQRKEEEAAAALQAQQEQQKQEQQKQALAAQAAREKEEEVEEPTDDDVIPELTRSTCQHCNKEFSSVWVLKAHCEEVHRDLVPREFLEKYAQQFKCEYEKKSVVVTVATSSSTSSAPRSSTPASGQPQDLSSDKEQREKEKEEIAENKERITKTPEATSTTPATTPALSNTPVSSTDSTTATVLPSAQTHHSQQQQQQQQQQQQQQQQQQQQQQQQQQHAQLTLAQQMSEMQAALNAMAASQLQQQLQQYPGLMMGMMGLPLGLNVPALAAMNLQPPLVPMMLPPPPYDGAATAYPPINAQADLLAKQHLALQQQQAAAASAAASQKRARTRITDEQLKILRAHFDINNSPGEEQILDMAAQSGLPPKVIKHWFRNTLFKERQRNKDSPYNFNNPPSTTLNLEEYEKTGEAKVTPLNSSVSGNSSSDDKSPNKQASPPPSTTSVNASQTTEIKQEIQEQPQCHVQQQSQHQEEQQHHSPGSSGGQQSRPHSPALSMSSVFPMHHDVSSHSSTTTSAPSIPMLPPKLGPQSFASPNPGPGGVVPGSITGLTLTPQRSLSPGRGPTDYSFSGGSNGNSSSGNSSGKRANRTRFTDYQIKVLQEFFENNAYPKDDDLEYLSKLLGLSPRVIVVWFQNARQKARKVYENQPAAEPVTPGNREGDDGSGRFQRTPGLNYQCKKCLLVFQRYYELIRHQKTHCFKEEDAKRSAQAQAAAAQVAAVLSSEDSNSSSTTTTTNITSNNPSSAPALTEQLQQPLNTTASPHHQQQTMTQSHQQPQQQLPQQQQSQSQSQSQAQSQAESKEESYQCDKCNLMFGRFELWREHQLVHIMNPSLFPPAYPPDSPFGILQQQALNATTGVAAETPHPLIAMMQDRKRKYDDFDDGTGGESRSNSEHSEQPKDKRLRTTILPEQLDYLYQKYQVESNPSRKMLETIAREVGLKKRVVQVWFQNTRARERKGQFRAHSQVINKRCPFCPALFKVKSALESHLSSKHADQVARGEVNIDNIPDEELSMESAPSNPSTPNMMPPLFPPFNTDMEASLKKYYEESMKRYISELQAHASNGKQEATNHQASGNNSGESPLDLSKPVDLSRPMKLSLGGLSNLLEEQHGMHFRGGSDCGPLTDLSERSICDDDSLSETTEFLDDESGPASPASSTQSSRQGSASVGTGSAAVPAVTGAGGGTGQSSGKRYRTQMSATQVKVMKSLFSDYKTPTMAECEMLGREIGLPKRVVQVWFQNARAKEKKARLAAGLPAEGSAVQPHRGPTGPDECRLCSVRYSAKSPLQEHVFSRRHIESVRVAVEEGSLVPPTPGAPILPTGNTAAAGMGNASVVGATNQQAGQQQQSDENMMYGSLFLHPTAMFQPQQQQHPGAATPSTATTTPVAAPGLSSVMHGNGLMSLHVEGGTQVQVPRSLMQAFLQQDPNHPGLETVRLPTPPCGSDESDPPQHCREVETELCLVCRRCGRAYPQESTLLTHQRSCYLGNQQRRGALRLVQSRYSCSLCDGNTPARTYTTVSEWRRHAETLQHRARLEANQERQQHQQQHQQQQQQQQFGNISGLSGAQCGEEVHPLTDEMEDVVNQITLLAARAAAESTTGQSQGNERANPDNNNAPDVKRQKLVQEVAALAGAR; encoded by the exons ATGCCCTCCAGTGAGCCTCATCCCCCCCAATACCACCTTCAGCACCACAACATTCCTCCCTCGCATCTTCAACAGCAAACGTCGAACGCGATCGGGCAGCATCAGCTTTACCAGCAGCTGGTGGCGGCCCATCATCAGCAACAGCAAcaccagcagcagcagcagcgacaACAGCAACACGGCGGGCCCTTTCAAAATTCCCCGTACACGCAGCAAAAGCAGGAGATGAGCCCGGAGGAGGAGGGGGGTCGAGGGGGCGGGTCCCCCCCGGCAGCGGGGGCTGCGCTGCATCAGCCCCACCACCCCCGCACGGCCAGTCCACCCTCGGGCACAGAACCCTGCACCCGCGATGCCATACCAACGCCCACGCCGATCGCGGATACGACTACGACCACTACGACTACTACTATGACCATGCAATCGCAAGGCCAGCAACAGCAAGAGCAGCAAGGTCCTAGCCCGAGCCCAAGTCCAACGGGCGGCGACGTTGAGAAATTCGATGGGAAGATCGTCTATAACCCGGACGGTTCGGCGTACATAATCGAGGGCGAGAGCGAACTGAGTGAAGATGATTCCCTGCCGGACGGTTGCATTGTAGACGGCCGCGGTGTCTCTGTTCCTCATTCTTTAGTATTTCCTCAAATCGCGAGCGCGTACTACGTGTCGAGACTGTACGCCCATCAGGCGTaccagcaacagcagcaacaacaacagcaacgttCGGCGGCCCAGCAGCACAATCCCGATCTTCCTGTAATGCACAGCTATCGGGTGATCAGCTACAGAAGCGCAGAGGGGAGCAAACAGCCGCCTCCGCCCCCGACAGCGCCACCACCGCCTGCCGCTTCGGTGCCTGTGAAACCTATTTTGATGTGTTTCATATGCAAACTGAGCTTCGGGTACGCGAAAAGTTTCGTGGCGCACGCCCAGGGCGAGCATCAACTCACCTTGATGGAAGACGAGAGACAAGTACTTTCTCATTCGACGGCATCGGCGATCATCCAGGCCGTGGGCAGAGGAAAGCAGCCGCTCGTCAGCTTTCTCGAGCCCGTGACGAACTCCACGTGTCCGCAATCGTCGCCCGCGCAGATGCAGAgccaacagcaacagcagcgcGCCGAATCCAACGAGCACGAGCCACCGACGGCGTCCAGCACGCCCGCGAGCACGCCCGGAGTCCCGAGCAGTCCccaacagcagcaacagcaacagcaacagagGCCATCGCCGAGCACACCCACCACACCCACGTCGCATTCGAATCATCCTCTAACGTACAATCATCAGCAAACGCAGCAACATCAATGGACCGGGGCGCAGGTGAGCGCTGCTTCCTGGGCCAAAGCACCGGACGCCACTATGCATTACACTTCGCCACCTCCGCCAAGTTCATCGACCAAAGGCTCGCCGTCTTCTTACGCTGCCCTGACCCAGCAGCCACCGAATTTCCTGACGGGCACCACCATCGGCGTGTGTCCCGAACACATGCAAGGCAGACCGAGCGGCGTCGAGTGCCCGAAATGTGAACTGATCCTCGCCAGTAGCCGCTTAGCGGGTCCTGGAGGGCCGTTAGCTGGGATTCACAGTAGAAACTCGTGCAAGACGTTAAAGTGTCCGAAATGTAATTGGCATTACAAGTATCAGGAAACCCTGGAGATCCACATGAAGGAGAAGCATCCGGAGAGCGAAACGTCCTGCATATACTGCATCGCTGGCCAACCGCATCCTAGGTTAGCGCGGGGCGAGACTTACACTTGCGGCTACAAGCCCTACAGGTGTGAAGTGTGTAATTATTCTACCACGACGAAGGGCAATCTCAGCATTCATATGCAGAgcgacaagcatttgaataacATGCAGGAGTTACAGCAAGGCGGAGGCGGCAGCTCGGGCGCCAGCAATCCATCCTCTTCGCAAGACGCGCCGATGCCAACGAGAAGTCCGCACCACCAGCAGAACCACAGTCCGCACATCGCTGGCCAAGCCGGAAACCAAAGCAAGCCGAAGCCGACGTTTCGCTGCGACGTTTGCAACTACGAGACCAACGTTGCGCGCAACCTAAGGATACACATGACCAGTGAAAAGCATACGCACAACATGCTGGTCCTGCAACAGAACGTAAAACACATGCAGACCTTGTCCGCGTTACAGTCGCACCATCAGCAAGCACAGCATCATCACCAACAAgcgcaacagcagcaccaacagCAACTCGAGCAGTTGCTGCACCTGGGAGGCTTGGACAAACCCCAACACGCCGAAGCGGCTCTGGCCGACATGGCTTACAATCAGGCCCTATTGATTCAAATGATGACCGGTGGTCAGCTGCCACCGCAGCTCCCACCGGAAATTATGGGCGGCATGGCGAGTATGGGCGCGATGGGAAATCTTGGCGGAGACGTCGGACTTTCACCGGACAGCATGGATCCTCCTCCGGAACCGGCTGATCCCGACCCGTCCCATCTCTATCAGTGTTGCGTCTGCAACAACTTCGCGACGGACTCCCTCGAAGCCCTGACCCACCATCTGGCTGTAGACAGAACGCGAACGCGCGAGGGCGAGATCCTGGCGCTGGTAGCCGGCCACTTTGTGTGCAAACTTTGTTCCtataaaactaatttaaaagCAAACTTTCAACTCCACTGCAAAACGGACAAGCATTTGCAGCGCCTGCAGCACGTGAACCATGTGAAGGAAGGCGGCCCGAGGAACGAGTGGAAGTTGAAGTACTTGGCATCGCCCACCAGCACCGCGCAATTGCGTTGCCACGCGTGCGACTATTACACTAACAGCGCTCATAAACTGGCCCTTCATGCCGCGTCCCCGAGACACGAAGCCGCCGCGCTCCTTCTTCGTCATCTGCATGAAGCCAGCACCAACGTACCCACCCAAGCGAAGCTTTATCATTGCGCCCTATGCGGTTTTAGCGCGAGACACCGGTTGCCTCTTCTCCAGCACGTTCGTTCCCTGAGACACCTGCAAATGGAACAACTGCATCAACTTCATCGGCGGAGCGGAATCCAAGGGAACGAAACACCGCACACCGATATCGGCGACGTTTTTCAGGTCGTCGGCGATCCTGATGCACCACCCGCCCAACAATCGAGTCCAAATACACCTAGCACCCCGAACGCTACCAGTGTCAACAGTG AACGACGGGAAGAAGGTAGCGAATGCGGTAACGAGGTGAAGCAAGAGCCGGACAATGATCAGGAAACGGAACAGGAACCGGAGAACGAGCACGAGGACGTCTCCTGTCCGTATTGCACCTATCAGCCGACATCGCGAGAGGAATTGAGACAGCATTTGCAGGTGGCTCATGTGCAGGACACGGACGAGAAAGCGGAGACGGTGAAGGAGGAGCCACCGCCGGACCTGTTGTGCCCGCTGTGCCAAGACGGATTCCGAGAGCGATCCGCGCTGGAGAAGCACGTGATGCAGATCCACTCGGTGAACACGGACGGTCTGCAGCGACTGCTCCTGTTGGTTGACCAAAGCCACTGGCTGAACAATAACCCTAGGAACACGTCGACACCAGCGGTGACGACGCCGACGTCGCCAACCACCACCACGAAACCGCCGCAAGAGGAGGAGTTGAACGAGCGCGGTGGCAACGACGAAATCGAGGAGATCACGAGGTGCACAATTTGCGGCCGGATCTGTCGCTCCCTGGAAGAACTGCAGCAACACCACAGGGAGACCCATCCGGCGACGACGCCCACGCTGGCGGTCAGCGAGAAACACGTGTACAAATACCGGTGCGGTCAGTGCAGCCTGGCATTCAAGACCTTGGAAAAATTGCAGCAGCATTCGCAGTATCACGCGATAAGGGACGCGACCAAGTGCGCTCTGTGCGGTCGATCATTTCGCTCGGTGCAGGCACTTCAGAGACACTTAGAGTCTACTCACGCGGATCTACACGAGGACGAGCTGGCGCAGTACAAGCAGAGTCTGCTGCACGCGCACCCGCTTCTTCAAGCGCTCACCGAGGAGAGCTTTCGGAGACAAGGGAACCTGAGCGGGGAGCAGAGCGTAGAAGACGATGCCAGCAAGGCTGAGGAGGAGGAAAGCGACGCGAGCgactcatcgccgatgcacaaGGAACAGCGTCTCCTGGAAGACTACCTAAACAGCCAACCGGTCGCCGAAGACTCCTACCATGATCCCGGCAGAAAGTTCAAATGTCATCGTTGCAAGCTCGCGTTCACGCGGCAGAGCTACCTGACCGGGCACAACAAGACGCTGCTGCACCGCAAGGGAGAGAAAATGTCCTACCCGATGGAGAAATACTTGGACCCGAACAGACCGTACAAATGCGACGTCTGCAAGGAGAGTTTCACTCAGAAGAACATACTGTTGGTCCACTACAATAGCGTGAGTCACTTGCATAAATTGAAGAGGGCCATGCAGGAGCAGGGTAACAACAACACGCTGATATCGGTGGTGCCGCCGGCCAGCCCGACAGAGTCGCCGGATTCCCAGCAGGATCAAGATAAAAAACCCTACAAGTGCAACATCTGTAAAGTAGCTTACTCGCAGGGCAGCACCCTAGACATTCATATGAGAAGTGTGTTACATCAGACAAGAGCCAGCAAACTGCCAGATCTCGCTGCCAGTGGGCAATTAGATCTCGCGCGACCGTTGATCGAGCAGCCGCCCCCATCCAGCCCGAACAGTCCACCTGTTAACATGAACACCAGTAGCACAGGAATGCTGTCTTGTCCCCGATGCAGCGCGTTGTTCGTGAACCAGGAGCAGCTTGCCACGCACCAACAGCTGTATTGTATTTTCAGCAATCCACTGGCATTGTTTCAACAACTGGCAGCGTCGCAGCAACTCGTCCCGTCTACGACCGCCAAAACACCGCCGCCGACGTCTACGACGCCCGGGCCGCAGCAACACATGCAACAGAGCGTGCAGCACGCTTCGCAGACGACACAGGACATCCTGTCGCAGCCACGTCACAAAACGTCGCAAATGTACAAGCATCTGTTGGAGAGCTTCGGTTTCGATCTTGTGATGCAATTCAACGAGAACCACCAGAGGCGCCAGCGGAAGGAGGAGGAGGCTGCGGCCGCGCTCCAGgcccagcaagaacaacagaagCAGGAACAGCAGAAGCAAGCACTCGCAGCTCAGGCGGCCcgcgagaaggaggaggaggtggaggaacCGACCGACGACGATGTTATACCGGAACTGACCAGAAGCACTTGCCAGCATTGCAATAAGGAGTTCAGCAGCGTCTGGGTGTTGAAGGCGCACTGCGAGGAGGTGCATCGCGATCTGGTGCCCCGCGAGTTTCTCGAGAAGTACGCGCAACAGTTCAAGTGCGAGTATGAAAAGAAAAGCGTGGTGGTCACCGTCGCGACGTCCTCGTCCACGTCGTCTGCGCCCAGAAGCTCCACCCCCGCGTCCGGTCAGCCGCAAGATCTCAGCTCCGACAAGGAACAACGCGAGAAAGAAAAGGAGGAGATCGCTGAGAACAAAGAACGCATCACCAAGACACCGGAAGCAACGTCGACTACACCCGCAACTACTCCTGCGTTGAGCAACACGCCCGTGTCGAGCACCGATTCGACTACAGCCACCGTGTTACCGTCCGCTCAGACTCATCATtcacagcagcaacagcagcagcaacaacagcagcagcaacaacaacagcaacagcagcaacagcagcagcaacaacaacagcacgCTCAGCTGACGCTGGCTCAACAGATGTCCGAGATGCAGGCTGCATTGAACGCTATGGCGGCTTCTCAGTTGCAACAACAACTTCAGCAATATCCTGGATTGATGATGGGCATGATGGGCCTTCCTCTCGGGTTGAATGTTCCTGCTTTGGCCGCAATGAATCTGCAACCACCTCTCGTACCTATGATGCTACCGCCGCCGCCTTACGATGGCGCTGCGACCGCGTATCCACCTATCAACGCTCAGGCCGATCTTCTGGCGAAACAACATCTCGCTCTGCAACAGCAACAAGCGGCGGCT GCAAGTGCAGCTGCTTCTCAGAAACGTGCGCGCACCCGCATAACAGACGAACAGCTAAAAATCCTACGAGCgcattttgatattaacaattcGCCGGGCGAGGAGCAGATTCTAGACATGGCGGCGCAAAGCGGATTGCCCCCGAAAGTAATAAAACATTGGTTCCGAAATACGTTGTTCAAAGAACGCCAGCGCAACAAAGACAGCCCCTATAATTTCAACAATCCTCCGAGCACCACGTTGAATCTCGAAGAGTACGAGAAGACCGGGGAGGCGAAAGTTACTCCGTTAAATTCTAGCGTATCCGGTAACAGTTCCTCGGACGATAAAAGCCCGAACAAACAGGCATCTCCGCCTCCGTCGACGACGAGCGTCAACGCGTCTCAGACCACCGAGATAAAGCAGGAGATACAAGAGCAACCGCAGTGCCACGTTCAACAGCAGTCCCAGCACCAGGAAGAGCAGCAACATCATTCACCTGGAAGCTCGGGTGGTCAGCAATCTCGCCCTCATTCTCCAGCACTCAGTATGAGCTCCGTATTCCCGATGCACCATGACGTCTCGTCACACTCTTCAACGACAACAAGCGCGCCGAGCATCCCCATGTTACCACCGAAACTGGGCCCGCAGAGTTTTGCTAGCCCCAACCCTGGCCCAGGTGGAGTGGTACCTGGCTCCATAACAGGTTTGACCTTGACACCTCAGAGATCTCTCAGTCCCGGCCGTGGACCGACGGACTACTCCTTCAGTGGTGGTTCGAACGGAAACAGCTCCTCGGGTAACAGTTCTGGCAAACGAGCGAATCGAACAAGATTTACGGATTACCAGATTAAGGTTCTccaagaatttttcgaaaacaaCGCGTACCCAAAAGACGACGACCTCGAGTACTTGAGCAAGCTTCTCGGATTAAGTCCACGCGTAATCGTGGTTTGGTTTCAAAATGCTAGGCAGAAAGCGCGCAAGGTATACGAGAATCAGCCAGCCGCCGAGCCAGTGACACCAGGCAATCGCGAAGGTGACGACGGGTCCGGCCGATTCCAAAGAACACCAGGCTTGAATTACCAGTGTAAGAAATGCTTGCTAGTATTCCAACGGTACTACGAGCTCATCAGACATCAGAAAACCCATTGCTTCAAGGAGGAGGATGCGAAGAGAAGCGCGCAGGCGCAGGCAGCTGCAGCCCAGGTCGCAGCCGTCTTGAGTTCCGAGGACAGCAACAGCAGCTCGACGACGACCACCACGAACATCACATCCAACAACCCATCCTCTGCGCCAGCCCTCACGGAGCAACTGCAACAGCCTCTGAACACCACCGCATCTCCTCACCATCAACAACAGACGATGACACAGTCGCATCAGCAGCCCCAACAACAGTTACCGCAACAGCAACAGTCTCAGTCGCAGTCCCAATCACAGGCTCAGTCGCAAGCCGAGTCCAAGGAGGAGAGTTACCAATGCGACAAATGCAACCTGATGTTCGGACGGTTCGAACTGTGGCGCGAGCATCAGCTAGTACATATCATGAACCCGTCCCTGTTTCCACCCGCCTACCCGCCGGACTCGCCGTTCGGAATCCTACAGCAACAAGCCCTCAATGCTACCACCGGCGTAGCGGCCGAAACCCCTCATCCCCTGATCGCGATGATGCAAGACAGAAAACGTAAGTACGATGACTTCGACGACGGCACAGGCGGCGAGTCTCGCTCGAACTCCGAACACAGCGAGCAGCCCAAGGACAAGCGATTGCGGACGACAATTCTCCCGGAACAACTGGACTATCTTTACCAGAAATACCAGGTCGAGTCGAACCCGTCTAGAAAGATGCTGGAGACTATCGCACGCGAGGTCGGATTGAAGAAACGTGTGGTGCAGGTGTGGTTCCAAAACACTCGCGCTCGCGAGCGCAAGGGTCAGTTCCGCGCGCACAGCCAGGTGATCAACAAGCGCTGCCCGTTTTGCCCGGCGCTTTTCAAGGTGAAGTCCGCGTTGGAATCTCATCTGAGCAGCAAGCATGCCGACCAGGTAGCCCGCGGCGAGGTGAACATCGACAATATTCCCGACGAGGAGCTCTCGATGGAGTCCGCGCCCTCGAACCCCAGCACGCCCAATATGATGCCGCCGCTGTTCCCTCCATTCAACACCGACATGGAGGCCTCCCTTAAGAAGTACTACGAGGAGTCCATGAAGCGATACATCAGCGAGCTGCAGGCCCACGCCAGCAACGGTAAGCAAGAAGCGACGAACCACCAGGCTTCTGGCAACAACAGCGGCGAGTCCCCGTTGGACCTGAGCAAACCGGTCGATCTCAGCCGACCGATGAAGCTGAGTCTCGGCGGGCTGAGCAACCTCCTCGAAGAACAACACGGCATGCACTTCCGCGGCGGCAGCGACTGCGGCCCGCTGACCGACCTCTCCGAACGAAGCATTTGCGACGACGACAGCCTTAGCGAGACCACCGAGTTCTTGGACGACGAGAGCGGTCCAGCGAGTCCCGCCTCGAGCACTCAGAGCTCGCGGCAGGGGTCCGCTTCCGTGGGAACTGGAAGCGCTGCTGTGCCGGCTGTAACCGGTGCCGGTGGTGGAACCGGCCAGTCCAGCGGCAAAAGGTATCGCACTCAGATGTCAGCGACTCAGGTAAAGGTGATGAAGTCGCTGTTCTCGGACTACAAGACACCAACCATGGCTGAATGCGAGATGCTCGGTCGCGAGATAGGCCTGCCGAAGCGCGTGGTACAG GTCTGGTTCCAGAACGCCCGCGCCAAGGAAAAGAAAGCCAGATTAGCGGCGGGCCTGCCAGCCGAAGGCTCGGCGGTGCAACCGCATCGCGGCCCGACCGGGCCCGACGAGTGTAGACTCTGCTCGGTCCGATACTCGGCGAAGTCGCCGCTGCAGGAGCACGTATTCTCGCGACGGCATATCGAGTCGGTGCGTGTCGCCGTCGAGGAGGGCAGCCTGGTGCCGCCGACACCTGGCGCGCCGATCCTCCCCACCGGGAACACCGCCGCCGCGGGGATGGGCAACGCGTCGGTGGTTGGCGCTACCAATCAGCAAGCCGGCCAGCAGCAGCAATCGGACGAAAACATGATGTACGGATCCTTGTTCCTTCACCCTACGGCGATGTTCCAGCCGCAGCAACAACAACACCCGGGTGCCGCAACGCCTAGTACGGCTACCACCACGCCCG